The following are from one region of the Fusarium keratoplasticum isolate Fu6.1 chromosome 4, whole genome shotgun sequence genome:
- a CDS encoding WW domain-containing protein gives MERSRGVPDEEMFLNKPAPDDCDSPTIEPLRIFKPQSPQPAKDSRSSSSTFRYPAPPSSTSPISKHSFPLPPGASSSAAPLPFPDDDDIRKPTPAKPFGSAYNDTSPRLDTSPQGKKPGLAERRGAVPKPISSPTSPDADQDLFQRPIADHHRPGSSNANYPSYQKTYYPPPGAAEAPQPPAKTAVEQTKMDGSGVNRFASTASTSTTRASRGSPPPPETPVEEPGHVPADAIEARYAAAGISGTATLNSLGAPSAAATQRLAQYGNQPPPQRPWTPTESPDQAPSGPPTVYQGMNAISSPPPTKVSFSPPPQPQQQQQYMPPPQPQQQPQQPQQPQQPHGQEQVSVLEQDFERMSTNSPPPAYSSLNTGSGSSYPSEKQRPQQQQQPQAQQPQPQQQQQHPALASGSTPAQQPTPSASTPPKKAAAVAAAAATAATATAAAGLASPALQHPGHPAFANDPHPEQNGQSSQQATAAAQPFEAQNPASPPPLPEGWIAHLDQNSGQYYYIHLATQATQWEFPKGPNPMTHEQAPLSPTASTYGNPLGSPGMFGKQNMASPMFPPHTPGYAESIMSVAASATPTAAGFTGPPPSAGVDMYRIQPTNGVYFGPYLRYVNMDVEKGLWLGSILVVTDAPQPPTIHLHLSMDLSPNPRQLQPRPIFTHQRWKFYKYDIELPMSETGTERWTYAVTSHLGCTRYEFVVAGRQETSWRFIAHSGNDFASGTSQNERAKLGGVGFMWKDVLQKNVECGGFHVQLGLGDQIYGDRLWKEVPLLKQWLAMSGRENKKNVQWTARHEEDVSHAYFHYYTSHFDQPYLREAFAQIPHILQIDDHDIFDGYGSYPDYMQSSPMFKNIGRIATEMYLLFQHHTTVEMLRNVSTDHDIFTVTGTGWHFVKFLGPAVVVVGPDCRSERTQAQVMAGPTYQGIFPKVATLPPSVQHCIWMVSVPLVYPRLDTVESLANTMAVGKKAVNTTYNILGKVTSSVAGVVGGREVVAQGFSQVKKAVGKTGLMGNVLNQFGELDIQEVLKDMWTHDTKDLERTYFIRTLQGIAQQKGIRMTFLSGDVNASGAGLVHDPTHPGDHKTMYQIISSPIVAAPQSNYVLKMLHNQKTLYVPQNGKKSTHEVSDTKEDMMEIFHTDASGAARELKKLMGRRNYVAVVSYDQDALAAQSQAAFSPNPSLNGSQHGQGLSKVSLAVDFVVQGDGAFTAPTKYGPVIIPHLEYGR, from the exons ATGGAGCGAAGCCGCGGTGTCCCGGACGAGGAGATGTTCCTCAACAAGCCTGCTCCCGACGACTGCGACAGCCCGACCATCGAGCCACTGCGTATCTTCAAACCCCAGAGCCCCCAACCCGCCAAGGACAgcaggtcctcctcctccaccttcaGATACCCGGCGCCTCCTTCGTCCACGTCTCCCATCTCTAAGCACTCcttccctcttcctccaggtGCCTCGAGCTCTGCTGCCCCCCTGCCCTTCccggacgacgacgatatcCGTAAACCAACTCCAGCAAAGCCCTTTGGTTCGGCCTATAATGATACCAGCCCTCGTCTAGACACAAGTCCCCAGGGAAAGAAGCCTGGTCTTGCCGAGCGAAGAGGTGCCGTCCCAAAGCCCATTTCTTCTCCAACAAGTCCCGATGCCGACCAGGATCTCTTTCAGCGTCCCATAGCAGATCATCACCGTCCGGGttcctccaacgccaactATCCAAGCTACCAAAAGACATACTACCCACCACCCGGTGCCGCCGAGGCCCCCCAGCCCCCGGCGAAGACTGCCGTTGAGCAAACAAAGATGGATGGCTCAGGAGTGAATCGGTTTGCTTCAACCGCCTCGACCTCAACCACCCGGGCTAGCCGGGgttcccctcctccccccgaAACCCCGGTCGAGGAGCCCGGTCACGTACCGGCTGATGCTATCGAGGCCCGGTATGCAGCCGCCGGTATTTCTGGCACTGCGACGCTCAACAGCCTCGGCGCCCCCAGCGCTGCCGCCACCCAGCGACTTGCCCAATATGGAAATCAACCTCCGCCTCAACGGCCGTGGACGCCGACAGAGTCGCCGGACCAGGCGCCATCCGGACCTCCGACTGTTTACCAGGGCATGAATGCCATTTCAAGTCCTCCCCCGACTAAAGTGTCGTTCAgtcctcctccccagccgcaacagcagcagcaatacATGCCTCCACCACAaccccagcagcagcctcagcaaccCCAGCAACCTCAGCAACCCCATGGTCAGGAACAAGTTAGTGTATTGGAGCAGGACTTCGAACGCATGAGCACAAACTCGCCGCCTCCTGCATACTCGAGCTTGAACACTGGCTCTGGTTCTTCCTATCCAAGTGAGAAACAGCgccctcaacaacagcaacagccgcAGGCACaacagccacagccacagcagcagcagcaacacccTGCACTCGCATCAGGCTCAACTCCTGCCCAGCAGCCGACTCCCAGCGCATCGACACCACCTAAGAAGGCAGCGGCCGtggcagcagccgcagcgACAGCGGCGACCgcgactgctgctgctggccttgcCTCGCCCGCTCTCCAACATCCTGGCCACCCAGCATTTGCCAATGACCCTCACCCCGAGCAGAATGGACAAAGCTCGCAGCAAGCAACCGCTGCTGCTCAGCCCTTTGAGGCTCAAAATCCGGCTTCGCCTCCTCCCTTGCCTGAGGGATGGATAGCACATCTCGACCAGAACTCCGGCCAGTACTATTACATCCATCTCGCAACCCAAGCGACGCAGTGGGAATTCCCCAAGGGACCAAACCCCATGACACATGAGCAGGCCCCTCTGTCTCCCACGGCATCCACGTATGGAAACCCGCTAGGATCACCTGGCATGTTTGGCAAGCAGAATATGGCCTCGCCCATGTTCCCACCCCACACTCCAGGCTATGCCGAGAGTATCATGAGCGTGGCCGCTTCGGCTACTCCCACAGCTGCTGGATTCACAGGACCCCCACCCAGCGCTGGCGTTGACATGTATAGAATTCAGCCTACCAATGGCGTCTACTTTGGTCCGTACCTTCGATATGTCAACATGGATGTTGAAAAGGGCCTGTGGCTTGGAAGCATTCTTGTCGTGACGGATGCTCCTCAGCCCCCGACAATCCACCTCCACTTGAGTATGGATCTATCACCCAATCCCAGACAACTTCAGCCTCGTCCCATTTTCACGCACCAGAGGTGGAAGTTTTATAAGTATGATATTGAGCTCCCCATGTCTGAAACTGGTACCGAACGATGGACATACGCTGTCACGTCCCATCTGGGCTGCACCCGCTACGAGTTTGTTGTCGCTGGACGTCAAGAAACGAGTTGGCGTTTCATCGCACACTCTGGCAATGATTTCGCCTCCGGAACATCGCAGAACGAGCGTGCCAAGCTTGGCGGAGTCGGATTCATGTGGAAGGATGTCCTCCAGAAGAATGTCGAATGCGGTGGCTTCCACGTCCAGCTGGGCCTGGGAGACCAGATTTACGGTGATCGACTTTGGAAAGAAGTGCCTCTTCTCAAGCAATGGCTTGCCATGAGCGGCCgcgagaacaagaagaaTGTCCAATGGACAGCCCGCCACGAGGAAGACGTTTCTCATGCCTACTTCCACTACTATACCAGCCACTTTGATCAGCCATACCTACGGGAAGCGTTTGCGCAGATCCCTCACATCCTGCAGATTGATGATCATGACAT TTTCGACGGATATGGTTCCTACCCTGATTATATGCAGTCGTCGCCCATGTTCAAGAACATTGGCCGAATTGCAACGGAAATGTATCTACTCTTCCAGCACCACACTACGGTCGAAATGCTGCGAAACGTTAGCACAGATCACGACATCTTCACAGTTACCGGAACGGGTTGGCACTTTGTCAAGTTCCTTGGACCGGCCGTGGTGGTTGTTGGCCCTGATTGTCGATCAGAGCGTACTCAGGCCCAGGTCATGGCTGGCCCGACCTATCAAGGCATCTTCCCCAAGGTCGCCACGCTACCTCCTAGTGTACAGCACTGTATCTGGATGGTCTCTGTACCACTTGTGTATCCTCGCCTGGATACGGTGGAGAGTCTTGCCAACACCATGGCCGTGGGTAAGAAGGCGGTCAACACAACGTACAACATTCTGGGCAAGGTGACAAGCTCAGTGGCTGGCGTGGTTGGTGGCAGAGAGGTTGTTGCCCAGGGCTTCTcgcaggtcaagaaggcagTTGGCAAGACGGGTCTCATGGGCAACGTTCTGAACCAGTTTGGCGAGCTTGATATCCAGGAGGTGCTCAAGGATATGTGGACGCATGACACCAAGGATCTCGAGAGGACCTACTTTATCCGAACGCTCCAGGGCATTGCACAGCAGAAGGGAATCCGAATGACCTTCCTTTCTGGAG ATGTCAACGCCTCAGGAGCGGGACTGGTCCATGATCCCACTCACCCTGGCGACCACAAGACCATGTACCAAATCATCTCGTCGCCAATCGTGGCGGCACCACAGAGCAACTATGTCCTCAAGATGCTGCACAACCAGAAGACGCTGTATGTGCCACAGAATGGCAAGAAGTCGACGCATGAGGTGTCGGacaccaaggaggacatgatggagatcTTCCACACTGATGCCAGCGGTGCCGCGcgggagctcaagaagctcatgggCCGCCGAAACTATGTCGCTGTCGTGTCCTATGACCAAGACGCCCTGGCGGCGCAGAGCCAGGCAGCCTTTAGCCCCAACCCAAGCCTGAACGGCTCACAGCACGGGCAGGGCCTGTCCAAGGTCAGCCTGGCTGTCGATTTCGTGGTGCAGGGTGACGGGGCCTTTACAGCGCCGACCAAGTATGGTCCCGTCATCATCCCTCATTTGGAGTATGGACGATGA
- a CDS encoding Phosphomannomutase gives MANPPPSYTPLAERPLKDTICLFDVDGTLTPARLDASPEVLQILEDLRAKCSIGYVGGSDFAKQQEQLGKPAGQPVTALFDFCFSENGLTAYKLGEPLESNTFIKWIGEDQYKELANFCLHYIADLDLPVKRGTFIEFRNGMINISPIGRNASTQERNDFEKFDKDAKVRQKFVEALKERFGHLGLTFSIGGQISFDVFPTGWDKTYCLRHLENEAKKPDGITYNTIHFFGDKTFEGGNDYEIYTDSRTVGHSVTGPEDTIRILKELFDL, from the exons ATGGCcaatcctcctccctcctaCACTCCCCTCGCGGAGCGTCCTCTCAAGGACACCATCTGCCTCTTCGATGTCGACGGCACCCTCACCCCCGCCCGCCTG GACGCCTCCCCCGAGGTTctccagatcctcgaggacctccgCGCCAAGTGCTCCATCGGCTACGTCGGCGGCTccgactttgccaagcagcaggagcagctgGGCAAGCCCGCTGGCCAGCCCGTCACCGCCCTCTTCGACTTTTGCTTCTCCGAGAACGGCCTCACTGCCTACAAGCTCGGCGAGCCCCTCGAGTCCAACACCTTCATCAAGTGGATCGGCGAGGACCAGTACAAGGAGCTCGCCAACTTCTGCCTCCACTAcatcgccgacctcgacctccccgTCAAGCGCGGTACCTTTATCGAGTTCCGCAACGGCATGATCAACATCAGCCCCATCGGCCGTAACGCCAGCACCCAGGAGCGCAACGACTTTGAGAAGTTTgacaaggacgccaaggTCCGCCAGAAGTTTGTCGAGGCTCTGAAGGAGCGCTTCGGTCACCTCGGCCTCAC CTTCTCCATTGGAGGCCAGATCTCCTTCGACGTCTTCCCCACTGGCTGGGACAAGACCTACTGCCTCAGGCACCTCGagaacgaggccaagaagcccgatGGCATCACCTACAACACCATCCACTTCTTCGGCGACAAGACCTTCGAGGGCGGCAACGACTACGAGATCTACACCGACTCCCGCACCGTCGGACACTCCGTCACTGGCCCTGAGGACACCATCCGCATCCTCAAGGAGCTCTTTGATCTCTAG